One window from the genome of Ideonella sp. WA131b encodes:
- a CDS encoding Fic family protein: MTDLDSPWRPELPHNQLPTLPPARELESRAVLKACIEARAALAELKQAAELIPNQAMLINTIPLLEAKDSSEIENIVTTTDQLFQYAQSPAQGQDNADPATKEALRYRTALQRGYQSLKDRPLCTATAVDVCRILKGVDMDIRRTPGTQLMNDRTGEVIYTPPEGEARLRDMLANWERFLHNQTELDPLIRMAVGHYQFEAIHPFTDGNGRTGRVINILYLIQEELLNLPILYLSRHVIAHKADYYGLLLGVTRDQAWEPWLQFMLQAVAQTAKWTTGKIAAIRKLAEHTTEHVRERLPKIYTRELVDVIFEQPYCRIGNLVDKGIAQRQAASRYLHDLAALGVLREMPFGKEKLFIHPKLMQLLSRDNNQFQPYA; the protein is encoded by the coding sequence ATGACGGACCTCGATTCCCCGTGGCGCCCTGAGCTGCCGCACAACCAGTTGCCCACGTTGCCCCCCGCACGCGAGCTGGAAAGCCGCGCCGTACTCAAGGCATGCATCGAGGCCCGTGCCGCCCTGGCCGAGTTGAAGCAAGCCGCCGAGCTGATCCCCAACCAGGCGATGCTCATCAACACCATCCCGCTGCTGGAAGCCAAGGACAGCTCCGAGATCGAGAACATCGTCACCACCACCGACCAGCTCTTCCAATACGCCCAAAGCCCCGCGCAGGGCCAAGACAACGCCGACCCGGCCACCAAGGAAGCGTTGCGCTACCGCACTGCCTTGCAGCGCGGCTACCAGTCACTGAAAGACCGGCCGCTGTGCACCGCGACCGCCGTGGATGTGTGCCGCATCCTGAAGGGCGTGGACATGGACATCCGGCGCACGCCGGGCACGCAGCTCATGAATGACCGCACCGGTGAGGTGATCTACACCCCGCCCGAGGGTGAAGCGCGCCTGCGCGACATGCTGGCCAATTGGGAGCGGTTTCTGCACAACCAGACCGAACTGGACCCGCTGATCCGCATGGCTGTGGGCCACTACCAGTTCGAGGCCATCCACCCCTTCACTGATGGCAACGGGCGCACAGGCCGCGTCATCAACATCCTCTACCTGATTCAGGAAGAGCTGCTGAACCTGCCCATCCTGTACCTCAGCCGCCACGTCATTGCGCACAAGGCCGACTACTACGGCCTGCTGTTGGGCGTGACGCGAGACCAGGCATGGGAACCCTGGCTGCAGTTCATGCTGCAAGCCGTCGCACAAACCGCCAAGTGGACCACCGGCAAGATCGCCGCCATCCGCAAGCTGGCCGAGCACACCACCGAGCACGTGCGCGAGCGGCTGCCCAAGATCTACACGCGCGAACTGGTGGACGTGATCTTCGAGCAGCCGTATTGCCGCATCGGCAACCTGGTGGACAAGGGCATCGCCCAGCGCCAGGCGGCATCCCGCTACCTGCATGATCTGGCTGCCCTGGGCGTGCTGCGCGAAATGCCGTTCGGCAAAGAGAAGCTCTTCATCCATCCCAAGCTGATGCAACTGCTCAGCCGCGACAACAACCAGTTCCAGCCCTACGCCTGA
- a CDS encoding ParB/RepB/Spo0J family partition protein, with amino-acid sequence MTLPLDGLDLLNAPAIMTAGAPLQLPLDLIDEDPDQPRKDFDQVTLAELTDSVKARGVLQAISVRRHPVTPDRWMVNFGARRLRASRLAGKPTIPAYVDNAMDSYDQVIENEQRESLSPLEVAMFVQKKLQSGARSSEIARTLGKSRGYLTFIGALIDPPAWLLDLYRSGRCRGISELYELRKLHESQPEAVAQWIEGRAHVSRADVQVLKERLAPAAPAEPTPPPVPAQAGPAAQPGLLASQARPASARTDLLAPASPTISGEVSQPPARAVALLGEVDGVQVRVLLDAKVEGVDCVAVSAVESAKRWHVAASSIACLRLEVLAIPAG; translated from the coding sequence ATGACACTGCCGCTTGATGGTCTCGACCTGCTGAACGCGCCGGCCATCATGACGGCCGGCGCGCCACTGCAACTTCCCCTCGATCTGATCGACGAAGACCCCGATCAACCGCGCAAGGACTTTGATCAGGTGACCCTCGCGGAACTGACCGACTCCGTCAAGGCGCGCGGTGTGTTGCAGGCCATCTCGGTACGCCGGCATCCAGTGACGCCCGACCGCTGGATGGTGAACTTCGGTGCTCGGCGGCTGCGCGCCTCGCGCCTGGCAGGCAAGCCCACGATCCCTGCGTATGTCGACAACGCGATGGATAGCTACGACCAGGTGATCGAGAACGAACAGCGGGAGAGCCTGAGCCCGTTGGAAGTGGCAATGTTCGTCCAGAAGAAGCTGCAGTCGGGCGCGCGTTCCAGTGAGATCGCCAGAACCCTGGGCAAGTCGCGCGGCTACCTGACGTTCATCGGCGCCCTGATTGATCCACCCGCCTGGCTGTTGGACCTGTACCGCAGTGGGCGATGCCGTGGCATCAGCGAGCTCTACGAACTGCGCAAGCTGCACGAGTCGCAGCCCGAGGCCGTCGCGCAATGGATCGAGGGCAGGGCGCATGTCTCGCGGGCAGATGTGCAGGTGCTCAAGGAGCGGCTCGCCCCCGCCGCACCGGCTGAACCAACCCCGCCGCCTGTACCCGCGCAGGCGGGTCCGGCCGCGCAGCCCGGCCTGTTGGCTTCGCAGGCACGCCCTGCCAGCGCGCGCACTGACTTGCTGGCTCCAGCATCGCCGACCATCAGTGGCGAGGTCAGCCAGCCTCCGGCGCGTGCCGTGGCACTGCTGGGTGAAGTCGATGGTGTCCAGGTTCGCGTTCTGCTCGATGCCAAGGTCGAAGGCGTGGACTGCGTGGCGGTCAGCGCTGTCGAATCTGCGAAGCGCTGGCACGTGGCCGCCAGTTCGATCGCCTGTCTCCGACTTGAAGTCCTGGCGATTCCTGCAGGCTGA